CATCAGGTCGGTGTCGACGCCCGACTCGCGGGAGTCGCGCTGGTGGGCGTACACCCGGTCCGGCTCGCCGAGGAAGAGCCGCGCCGCCGAGACCGCATAGCAGCCGACGTCCATCAAGGCGCCGCCGGCGAGGTCGGGATCGAGGCGGACGTCCTCCTCCCAGTCGAGCCGGAACTTGAACGAGGCGTTCACCGAGTGGACGCCCTCCAGTTCCTCCTCGACGAGCTCGGCCGCGCGCTCGGTCCGCGGGTGGTAGCGGTACATGAAGCCCTCCATCAGCGTCACGCCCGCCTCGCGGCAGTGCTCGACGACCTCCTCGGCCTCGTCGGCGTCGGCGGTGAGGGGCTTCTCCGAGAGCACGTCGAGCCCCGCGTCGGCGGCGCGCTTCGTCCACTCGCCGTGGAGGCCGTTCGGGAGGGGGTTGTACACCGCGTCGATCTCCTCGGAGGCGAGGAGGGCCTCGTAGGAGCCGTAGGCGTGCGGGATTCCGAGGTCGTCGGCGACGTCGCGCGCCCGCGACTCGTCCCGGGAGGCGATGGCCGCGACCGTGTGCTCGCTCTTCTGGACTGCGGGGATCAGCGCCGTTCGGGCGATGTCCGCGGTACTGATGATGCCGAATCGCATATCCGTACCTCCCGATCCGTCCGCATAAGTCTCCTGTTGGGCGACGCGGCCTGATTCTGACCGAGACCGGACGCCGCCCGATTCTCGATCGCGATACCTTTCGTGTGAGTTTATATACCACTACGCGGGACTCGAAGCTATGCACGACCGCCTTTCCGCCGCGAGGACCGGATGAGTCCGGGCCGGCAGACGAGGGAGACAGGCACCGAAC
This is a stretch of genomic DNA from Halobellus sp. MBLA0158. It encodes these proteins:
- a CDS encoding Gfo/Idh/MocA family protein; its protein translation is MRFGIISTADIARTALIPAVQKSEHTVAAIASRDESRARDVADDLGIPHAYGSYEALLASEEIDAVYNPLPNGLHGEWTKRAADAGLDVLSEKPLTADADEAEEVVEHCREAGVTLMEGFMYRYHPRTERAAELVEEELEGVHSVNASFKFRLDWEEDVRLDPDLAGGALMDVGCYAVSAARLFLGEPDRVYAHQRDSRESGVDTDLMGILEYGDAMAHVDGSFDAPEVQRYRVEAENGWVEAQPAFNVDADAPAILEYEIDGERGSEEFEPVDQYRAEVDAFAECVERGDEPRTGGDEAIANMRVIDALYESAERGLPVDVE